From the Papaver somniferum cultivar HN1 chromosome 2, ASM357369v1, whole genome shotgun sequence genome, the window ATTTAAGATCCCGCGGTTTATAATCCCTTAGGGTCTTTCCACTCATTGccatttggttttgagttggatgcccgtattctaacatggtatcagagccaggttatttgcgacgagtcatttgaccgcgcctttactcagcgtcacccgatttaattattcacgtgttagatccaacgaggctacacgtgagggggcgtgttgagattattagtcccacaattggcaatgagtggagaggtcctaagggattataaaccgcaggatcttaaatatccagacaatgtgggactaataatctcaacagttaCTACATAGAGAGGTAAAAGATCATATGAGTTGTGGggtaaaaaaattaaatttattgCAGAAAGCAAAAATGAGCTCATGCAAAAAGAGGTAAAAGGTCATATGAGATTATGAGTTGTGGGGtaaaaaaaagattaaatttatTAAAGAAAGCAAAAATGAGCTCATACATACACATTGTCTTCAGAGAGATCTGAAGTTTATGGGAACCCTATCCACACTGCGCTTGGAATATCATTGCTCAATTATCATTTCATTCCGGAGGATACTTAAAGGGTTGCACTTTCCTCTACACCAGTAGTGTGGGACTAGACATTATGGAGTAGGATGGTTTAGGAATTAGCCAGATGTATCACTAATGGGCCTATGGGGTAGCAGCATAAGCAAAAGGTAAAACAAATAGTGTGGATAGGGTTCTAGTTATAGAAATCATGAAATGGGACTTCTTATCCCATCAATGGTTGCCTACATAAAGGCAGTGATCCTGATTCCCCTATGTATCTTGTAACATTGTATCGGGGAAATGAGAATGGAATGGGGATTTCCTTTGTCTTTTAAACCTCTTCAAAGTTAGAACAGCACGATTTGAGAATCTTATAGGACTCACGTAATTAAACTATCGAGTTTCTTAATTCGAAAATTAAACTCTCTTGACCTgcgaaaaaaattattacatacgAACAAACCGCAGCTGAGCACATTGGGGATCTGTTCGTATCATTAAACACCTCAAGAATTGTCGGtgcaaaactaaaaaaatgaaTGTGTACTGCTTAAATTTAATTAAGACAAGCAATCGACAGTTTTGATAACAGTAAGTGGGATTTTGAAAGACTACATTGCAAGTTGCAATATTGAGTTAAAACTTGAAACTTCGATCTCGGTATTAGTTCAAGTGTAGCTGCATTTGTATTAGTCTTTGTCTTTGATTTTTTGTTAAGTGTTGTTGCTAAATACAAAGCGAATTTTCAACAAAGTTTTCTTGTCGACTCATGTTCAACAAAGTTTTCAAAATGAAGCTTAAGCCTTCAGAGCAGTTATGCAGCATGTTGGAGATACCATCTCATCACCGTTCTAAGCGAAAAGCACCATTGATGCTGTTTTgttttggtttcaatatcctTGTAGCTAGAATCCTTGTTCTTACAACTGTTTTCTTCATCTCACCGTCATCTATTTCCCCATCACTCTCAGTTAATTCGTTCCATTTCAAATTTCTTTTTCCTGCACATTGGCCTATTTATAATTCAAGTAGCGCCGTTACTACTAGTATTGCGACTTCTTCTACAAGGATAATGAAAAACTCCACCAAAAACAAGCTAGCAGGAACAAATTATATCGAAAATGGTTTTCAAAGTCCGAGTGCTGTTTCGGATGATCTTCCTAATGTTGGGGATGAAGTTGTTACTAATGAAACTTCTTCTGGTTCTATGGATAGCAATTGTGATATGTTCGATGGTCAATTGGTAAGGGCCAAGGACCAAAAACAATACTATTCTCCTGGTTCTTGTCCATATGTCGATAGACAATCTTTCGCTTGCTACGAAAATGGAAGACCTGATGATCAGTACCTCCAGTGGAAATGGCAATGGCCATCAACGCAAAAAAATGCGGCAGGGTGTAACAATGTGCCAAGGTAAATGCCTAACCTTCAACTTCAAGTCATATGACCATAATAGTTGGGTACTGTTTCTTCTCGGGTAAAAAACCGACTCTAAATTAAAGTTCGAATTTGATGAAATAGCCCGTGACTGCATTTGTTAATATCGATTGTAGTTGACCCCAAAAGTATGGTAATTAAGGCTAATTAATTAGTTTGGGTCCGCAGCTTTCTCAATGCAACAGATTTCCTCGAGAGACTGAGAGGAAAAAAGATGGTATTTGTCGGGGATTCTTTAAATTATAATATGTATACCTCTCTGTCCAGCATATTTGGGAATGCCATACCGGATAAAACCAGAATTTCTAAGCCATCCGGCAAAACCGAATTCAAGTCAAGAGGAGATTTTTCGTTAACATTTGAGGCAAGTCTAAAAAAGTTTACCATCAGTTATTATGCATCCTTAGGTTATTTGTGCGCAAAAAATCTAATGAATTCTAAATACAGGACTATAACTGTACGGTAGTATTTGTATGGTCTGCATTCCTTGTTTATGAAACCCATTCCAAGCGTCGTAGGAACCAAGGTGTATTAGAAGGGCCAGCGACTCTAAGACTGGATTTGATTGACGAGGTTGAATCATCAGTTTATCGTGATGCCGCTGTTGTAGTATTCGATTCATTTCATTGGTGGGTCGAGGGGAAAACTAATAATGGGTTAGCATCGTATACTCTTTTTTGGTTTAAAACGATTGTGTATATATGTGCGTGTTGTGGAATATGCCTGTTTCTCACAATAGTGCTAGTTCATTACAGAATTAACTTTTTCCAAGAAGGTGATTACTTGCACCCAAAACTGTAGATGATTAAAGCATATAAGAAAGGTCTTACTACTTGGAGGAAATGGATCGACAAGAACATCGATCCGAACAAAACCCAAGTTGTTTTTAGAGGATTTTCCGAAACTCATTATGTGCAAGTACATACTATTATATTGCTACTACAAACGATTTTTCTTATCATTTGAATCTCATATTCAATTTTCTTTATGTAGAGGAGGGAGATGGAACACAGGAGGAAAATGCAACCTAGAAACGGAACCAATCATGAGCAATACGACATTCATACCTATGTCACCTCCACATGCGAAAATACTAGAAGACACTCTTCGGAAAATGAAGACTCCTGTTTTGTATCTGAATGTTAGTGAACTTACTTATTACCGAGCGGATGGACACCCTTCAGTGTATGCAAAAAATTATACTGTCCAAGAGAGAATTGTAGCCTTGGATCACCAGGACTGCAGTCATTGGTGCTTACCAGGTGTGCCTGATACATGGAATGAGTTGTTGTACCTATCTCTCTTGAAAGCTGGTAAAGGTTCATTTAGTCGttgatattaaaaaaataatcaattttgtTCATTTGAATTCTTTCTAACATAAAGGAAACAGCTAGACACTTTGAGATTTTAATATATAATGTCTAAGATCTAATCTCATGTAGTTTGTGGCAGTACTCTAGAAACTCTGTTCACCATGAAATGTTTTATAGAGGAAAGCCGAAAATTTGTAAGTGTTTACTCTAGTTCTCTTGGCTTGAAAAGTGCAGGCGAAATACCAAACAAGCcttattctctatataaaaatagagtttttttcGAGCAATGTGGTTAACCGGAACTCCTCGTTGATTCTGATTCCACCGTGTTTTACTTTTTTAGTAATTTTATAGTATTTTAGCAAATAAtatttaaggataatatattTTTCCCACAATATATCTTTTAACTAATCATagtgaaaaaaataaattagCTAAAATAACTAAATCTATAAAATCTTATAACATTCCAAAAATATACTATTTAATCCTAACATTATATGGAAAAAATTTAGGAAAAAAAACACATCATGATTTCATCAGAAATTcatcacaaaattaaatccaatatCCAGTTACAACTTttctttataattaaaaattattcctaattacaattctgATCTACTGATAATTAAACTAACCCCAATTACATTTCCAGTTATACTAAAAAACCTTTAATCAATAATCAGATTTACTGATCAAATACACATAAAATGCACAAAGAGAAATGTGGATACTTACCTGAGGTCGAAACTTGCTTCTTTTTCCACAAAAAAAAATCGATTATCAACCCTGTTCAATAGTCAAAATACAAAATCATTAACCAAAAATCATGGAAGTATTAGACTATGATTTAGCAAAAATAAGaacgaaaaaataaaagaagtcCAACGAAAAGTGCAATCTACCAAAATGGATGACTTTCAAAATTATTTTTGTTAATATTGATCATTCCATATTAatataactttttcttttttttttgtgcaagTAAATATGGtaaaaatatgatttttaaaataccacaataggtaaataatctagcaaaaaatataaatttaataGATTTTTAAgatattatttaatattttttcaaaactaaaaaaaatctaGATATTTTTAGATATtgtttaaaaaaaattcaaaaaaaaatcttcttattTTTGGGTAATGTATCTCCTATATAAAGCATGGATCATAAATCAACTATCCAAGCCTCATCGAATCATTCGATGCCGTTTTTCTCTTCTAATGACATCTTCGATTTTTTAGC encodes:
- the LOC113351201 gene encoding protein trichome birefringence-like 2, whose translation is MKLKPSEQLCSMLEIPSHHRSKRKAPLMLFCFGFNILVARILVLTTVFFISPSSISPSLSVNSFHFKFLFPAHWPIYNSSSAVTTSIATSSTRIMKNSTKNKLAGTNYIENGFQSPSAVSDDLPNVGDEVVTNETSSGSMDSNCDMFDGQLVRAKDQKQYYSPGSCPYVDRQSFACYENGRPDDQYLQWKWQWPSTQKNAAGCNNVPSIFGNAIPDKTRISKPSGKTEFKSRGDFSLTFEDYNCTVVFVWSAFLVYETHSKRRRNQGVLEGPATLRLDLIDEVESSVYRDAAVVVFDSFHWWVEGKTNNGGGRWNTGGKCNLETEPIMSNTTFIPMSPPHAKILEDTLRKMKTPVLYLNVSELTYYRADGHPSVYAKNYTVQERIVALDHQDCSHWCLPGVPDTWNELLYLSLLKAGKGSFSR